One stretch of Armigeres subalbatus isolate Guangzhou_Male chromosome 2, GZ_Asu_2, whole genome shotgun sequence DNA includes these proteins:
- the LOC134215374 gene encoding peroxiredoxin-6 → MALQLGDQFPNFTVDTTHGKIDFHQWAGDSWVILFSHPADFTPVCTTELSAVARLVPEFASRNVKPIALSCDSTESHRQWIEDIKHYGNVDDFSYPIIDDANRELAVKLNMLDKDEIGAQGLPLTCRAVFIIDSNKKLRLSILYPATTGRNFTEILRVIDSLQLTDKKKVATPADWRKGEWCMVQPSVKEEELPALFPDGVEKVELPSGKGYLRKAFP, encoded by the coding sequence ATGGCTCTTCAGCTTGGAGATCAGTTCCCGAACTTCACCGTGGACACAACCCACGGCAAGATCGATTTCCATCAGTGGGCAGGAGATTCATGGGTAATTTTGTTTTCGCACCCGGCTGATTTTACACCCGTTTGTACCACCGAACTGTCTGCTGTTGCCCGTCTGGTCCCGGAGTTTGCCAGTCGAAACGTGAAACCAATCGCACTTTCATGTGACTCGACGGAATCACATCGTCAGTGGATCGAAGACATCAAGCATTATGGCAATGTAGACGACTTCAGCTATCCCATCATCGACGATGCCAATCGAGAGCTGGCAGTCAAGCTCAACATGCTCGACAAGGACGAAATTGGTGCCCAGGGTTTGCCGTTGACTTGCCGGGCTGTGTTTATCATCGATAGTAACAAGAAATTGCGCCTTTCGATACTGTATCCCGCCACCACGGGTCGTAACTTCACCGAAATCCTTCGAGTCATAGACTCATTGCAGCTGACCGACAAGAAGAAGGTTGCAACGCCGGCTGACTGGAGGAAGGGCGAATGGTGCATGGTGCAACCAAGTGTGAAGGAAGAAGAACTGCCAGCTTTATTCCCTGATGGTGTTGAAAAAGTAGAACTACCTTCTGGAAAAGGTTACCTTCGAAAGGCATTTCCGTAA